One segment of Desulfurellaceae bacterium DNA contains the following:
- a CDS encoding alpha/beta fold hydrolase, with the protein MKQRLAGLCAEVSFPERNKFTAPLLLVHGLWTGSWMWRTIAPALALRGWECWALDLRGRPDSRPAARIGRVRLEDYIEDVNTAVRQLWAPPVVWGADLGALLALQSAAQFPPRAIVCSTPLLPRSWLPDARPPLPLVRLPALPALLWSRPLSPPRPGIARTFLFSGLNADLQAELGRQLSPDSGRVARTLSREAVAHARPNCPTLVVHGGADRMSTPAACQALVRELEADQHTYPDLGHWLYSGPPAISLVGDVHRWIIRTLGEPLLVPPEAED; encoded by the coding sequence ATGAAACAACGCCTGGCCGGCCTGTGCGCGGAAGTCAGCTTTCCCGAACGCAACAAGTTCACCGCCCCGCTGCTGCTGGTCCACGGCCTGTGGACGGGCAGCTGGATGTGGCGCACCATCGCCCCGGCCCTGGCCCTGCGCGGCTGGGAATGCTGGGCCCTGGACCTGCGGGGCCGCCCGGACAGCCGGCCGGCCGCGCGCATCGGTCGGGTGCGGCTGGAAGACTATATCGAGGATGTGAATACCGCCGTGCGACAGCTGTGGGCGCCGCCGGTGGTCTGGGGCGCCGACCTGGGTGCTCTGCTGGCCCTTCAATCGGCCGCCCAGTTTCCTCCCCGGGCCATCGTGTGCAGCACCCCGCTCCTGCCCCGCTCGTGGCTGCCCGACGCCCGGCCGCCGCTACCCCTGGTCCGGCTGCCGGCCCTGCCAGCCCTGCTGTGGAGCCGGCCACTGTCGCCACCCCGACCCGGCATCGCCCGCACGTTTCTGTTCTCCGGCCTGAACGCCGACCTTCAGGCCGAGCTGGGACGGCAACTCAGCCCCGATTCCGGCCGCGTCGCCCGGACGCTGAGCCGCGAGGCTGTGGCCCACGCCCGGCCCAACTGTCCGACCCTGGTCGTTCACGGCGGGGCGGATCGCATGAGTACGCCGGCCGCCTGCCAGGCCCTGGTCCGAGAACTGGAGGCCGACCAGCACACCTATCCCGACCTCGGCCACTGGCTGTACAGCGGCCCGCCGGCCATCAGCCTGGTCGGTGACGTCCATCGCTGGATTATTCGGACCCTGGGCGAGCCCCTGCTGGTTCCGCCCGAAGCGGAGGACTAG
- a CDS encoding LLM class flavin-dependent oxidoreductase, giving the protein MRIGLGLPPLGMAMDLCSEIVRRAESAGFDSVWVGEAWGTETCTMVGALLARSQRIHIGTGIVSLYLRPPTLTAMQAATLDLIAPGRARLGLGVSTRNINTFHGLDWDFPLARTREYVSLLRRLLAGERVSHEGRFYRPQGFQLSVPAPRQMPIYLAAVNPKMLQLAGEIADGVQLAWLPARQVPHSLAEIAKGAQRAGRRVEDLDIGCYIHTMVTDDRQRTLEQLRRILVGYCQANTYIQGFRRFGYGEILDQVHAYWRAGDRAQAQAAIPDEMVEDLYIFGTAEECHARLETFTRAGLNLAVVAAPPTSRLTPDDLRTLVDAFAQ; this is encoded by the coding sequence ATGCGCATAGGATTGGGGCTGCCGCCGCTGGGCATGGCGATGGACTTGTGCTCCGAGATCGTCCGGCGGGCGGAATCGGCCGGGTTTGACAGCGTATGGGTCGGCGAAGCCTGGGGCACCGAAACCTGTACCATGGTCGGGGCGCTGCTGGCCCGCAGCCAGCGCATTCACATCGGCACCGGCATTGTCTCGCTCTACCTCCGCCCGCCGACCCTGACCGCCATGCAGGCCGCCACCCTCGACCTGATCGCGCCGGGTCGAGCCCGGCTCGGCCTGGGGGTCAGCACCCGCAACATCAATACCTTCCACGGTCTGGACTGGGATTTTCCGCTGGCCCGGACGCGCGAGTACGTGAGCCTGCTGCGCCGGCTGCTGGCCGGAGAACGCGTCAGCCACGAGGGCCGCTTTTACCGGCCCCAAGGCTTTCAGCTGAGCGTCCCGGCGCCGCGCCAGATGCCGATTTATCTGGCGGCGGTCAATCCCAAGATGCTCCAGCTAGCCGGAGAGATTGCCGACGGCGTGCAGCTGGCCTGGCTGCCGGCCCGCCAGGTGCCGCACTCGCTGGCGGAAATCGCCAAGGGCGCCCAGCGCGCCGGACGGCGTGTGGAAGACCTCGATATCGGCTGTTACATCCATACCATGGTGACCGACGACCGGCAGCGGACGCTTGAGCAGCTGCGGCGCATTCTGGTCGGCTACTGCCAGGCCAACACCTATATTCAGGGCTTTCGGCGTTTTGGCTACGGCGAGATTCTCGACCAGGTCCACGCCTACTGGCGGGCCGGAGACCGGGCCCAGGCCCAGGCCGCCATCCCTGACGAGATGGTGGAAGACCTGTACATCTTTGGTACGGCCGAGGAGTGTCACGCCCGGCTTGAGACCTTCACCCGGGCCGGGCTGAACCTGGCCGTGGTTGCCGCCCCGCCGACCAGCCGGCTCACCCCGGACGACCTGCGCACCCTGGTCGACGCGTTTGCCCAGTGA
- a CDS encoding NAD(P)-dependent oxidoreductase, which translates to MSTRVGFIGLGNIGKPMALNVAKAGFDLMVYDLREEPLAELAAAGAKTARSAHEIGAHGDIIELVVVDDAQVEAVTLEEGGVLSGAQPGSVIAVHSTVHPRTIRKLAELAGERGVSVIDAEVSGGERGAQAQTLCYMVGGDAAAFEKCRPVFETSGANIFHLGELGMGAMAKLAHNLIVYVNMLSASEGMRLAETAGLDLNAFQEVVKAGAGQSRVAGNWLAQRNFKDTYTSGPDALVQLMHKDLRLALELGHDVGVSLPGAALAQQLIERFLGIKE; encoded by the coding sequence ATGAGCACCCGTGTTGGTTTTATTGGTCTGGGCAATATCGGCAAACCCATGGCCCTCAACGTCGCCAAGGCCGGCTTTGACCTGATGGTCTACGACCTGCGCGAAGAACCGCTGGCCGAGCTGGCTGCGGCCGGGGCCAAGACGGCCCGCTCGGCCCACGAGATCGGCGCCCACGGCGACATCATCGAACTCGTTGTGGTCGATGACGCCCAGGTCGAAGCCGTGACCCTGGAAGAGGGCGGCGTGCTGAGCGGCGCCCAGCCCGGCAGTGTGATCGCCGTCCACAGCACCGTCCATCCCCGCACCATCCGCAAACTGGCCGAGCTGGCCGGGGAACGCGGGGTGAGCGTGATTGACGCCGAGGTCAGCGGTGGCGAGCGCGGCGCCCAGGCCCAGACCCTGTGCTACATGGTCGGCGGCGACGCGGCCGCGTTTGAAAAATGTCGGCCCGTGTTCGAGACCTCGGGAGCCAACATTTTCCATCTGGGCGAGCTGGGCATGGGCGCGATGGCCAAGCTGGCCCACAACCTGATCGTCTACGTCAACATGCTGTCGGCCTCCGAGGGCATGCGGCTGGCCGAAACCGCCGGGCTGGACCTCAACGCCTTCCAAGAAGTGGTCAAGGCAGGCGCCGGGCAGAGCCGGGTGGCCGGCAACTGGCTGGCCCAGCGCAACTTCAAAGACACCTATACCAGCGGCCCGGACGCCCTGGTGCAGCTGATGCACAAAGACCTGCGGCTGGCCCTGGAGCTGGGCCACGATGTGGGCGTCAGCCTGCCCGGCGCGGCCCTGGCCCAGCAGCTGATCGAACGCTTCCTGGGCATCAAGGAGTAG
- a CDS encoding adenylate/guanylate cyclase domain-containing protein, with amino-acid sequence MSQDSAPIKKELTVVFVDIANSTSTIVNQSPERALDLVQGFMAMVTEIALENCGDVKDYEGDGALLYFESVTEAVRAALAIRTALADSRSENGQPGLQARISLNLGDIIIGVIGVAMRRSVALIGPSINLASRLLKHVPPGGIIATQAALERLSRETPALAERFQLLDQRLELKGFENEYVSTFHIP; translated from the coding sequence ATGTCGCAGGACAGCGCGCCGATCAAAAAAGAACTCACCGTGGTCTTTGTTGACATTGCCAACTCGACCTCCACCATTGTCAACCAGTCGCCCGAGCGTGCCTTGGACCTGGTCCAGGGCTTCATGGCCATGGTGACCGAAATCGCCCTGGAAAATTGCGGCGACGTCAAAGACTACGAGGGCGACGGCGCTCTGCTGTATTTTGAGTCGGTGACCGAAGCCGTGCGCGCCGCCCTGGCCATCCGCACAGCCCTGGCCGACAGCCGGTCCGAGAACGGCCAACCCGGCCTGCAAGCCCGCATCAGCCTCAACCTGGGCGATATCATCATCGGCGTGATCGGGGTGGCCATGCGTCGCTCGGTGGCCCTGATCGGCCCGAGCATCAATCTGGCCTCGCGGCTGCTCAAGCACGTCCCGCCCGGCGGGATCATCGCTACCCAGGCCGCGCTGGAGCGGCTGAGCCGCGAAACGCCGGCCCTGGCCGAGCGGTTTCAGCTCCTGGACCAGCGCCTGGAACTCAAAGGTTTTGAGAACGAGTATGTCAGCACCTTTCATATTCCCTAG
- a CDS encoding ABC-F family ATP-binding cassette domain-containing protein, which produces MLQLTDLSLAFGGQKLFHKLNWQLNRGDRVGLVGPNGAGKTSLFRLMMGQLEPDTGRVQHGREISLGYLPQEGAPIGGRSLFEEARSALPELGAIQRELARLHAVLETEDQTQTTDSLARYGQLQHRFEELGGWSADAQVAKVLSGLGFHQEQFGWPSEVFSGGWQMRIALAKLLLQGPDILLLDEPTNHLDLDSVLWLEGYLCGYAGSVIIVSHDRRFLDRTVTRIAAIHRHSLSDYTGNYSAFERQFAQTLEADRKAYEEQQAEIERITRFINTFRYNARKATQVQSRVKQLEKMARLPAPQTPPSGVRFHFPRAPRSGRVVLELKGVGKHYDKVAAPNHSSEKSGAFASQVQVFNNLDLTIERGDRIALLGVNGAGKSTLSRLLAGTEAPSCGQRVLGYQVVLDFYAQQQTDKLTTDRSVYQEIASRAAFDVVPQLRTLLGAFLFSGEAVDKPVTVLSGGEKSRLVLAKMLLQASNFLILDEPTNHLDLRTKEVLKQALQQFSGTFVLVSHDRDFLDGLVTKVIELQDGRLVSYPGSFEAFVARKEREAGGEGESQKSKGQGQMAKTGGAEEVLSAVRQAKRGKALQVRQKAARAQRSRQERRMAETERRIAELEEQQRAVEALMADRSVYTAPQRAREIATEYDTLKRELEEHYASWSELAEELDGETG; this is translated from the coding sequence ATGTTACAGCTGACCGATCTCTCTCTGGCCTTTGGCGGCCAGAAACTCTTTCACAAGCTCAACTGGCAGCTCAACAGGGGTGACCGGGTCGGTCTGGTCGGTCCCAACGGCGCCGGCAAAACAAGCCTGTTCCGGCTGATGATGGGTCAGCTCGAACCGGACACTGGGCGGGTTCAGCATGGCCGCGAAATCAGCCTCGGCTACCTCCCCCAGGAGGGTGCGCCGATTGGCGGACGCAGCCTGTTTGAAGAAGCCCGCTCGGCCCTGCCGGAGTTGGGCGCCATCCAGCGCGAGCTGGCCCGTCTGCACGCCGTCCTTGAGACCGAGGATCAAACCCAAACGACCGACAGCCTGGCCCGCTACGGCCAGCTCCAGCACCGTTTTGAGGAGCTGGGCGGCTGGTCCGCCGATGCCCAGGTGGCCAAGGTGTTAAGCGGGCTGGGCTTCCACCAGGAACAGTTCGGCTGGCCAAGCGAGGTCTTCAGCGGCGGCTGGCAGATGCGCATCGCCCTGGCCAAACTGCTGCTCCAAGGCCCGGATATCCTGCTGTTGGACGAGCCGACCAACCATCTGGACCTCGACTCCGTGCTGTGGCTCGAAGGCTATCTGTGCGGCTATGCGGGCAGCGTGATCATCGTCTCCCACGACCGCCGGTTTCTCGACCGGACTGTGACCCGCATCGCCGCCATCCACCGCCACAGCCTGAGCGACTATACCGGGAATTACTCGGCCTTCGAGCGTCAGTTTGCCCAGACCCTGGAGGCCGACCGCAAAGCCTATGAGGAGCAGCAGGCCGAGATCGAACGCATCACCCGTTTCATCAACACCTTCCGCTATAACGCGCGCAAGGCCACCCAGGTCCAGAGCCGCGTCAAGCAGCTGGAGAAAATGGCACGCCTGCCCGCCCCCCAGACCCCTCCCAGCGGCGTCCGCTTCCACTTTCCGCGTGCCCCGCGCAGCGGCCGGGTCGTACTGGAGTTGAAAGGGGTCGGCAAGCACTACGACAAGGTGGCTGCTCCGAACCATTCCAGCGAGAAGAGCGGCGCATTCGCCTCGCAAGTCCAGGTTTTCAACAATCTCGATCTGACCATTGAGCGTGGCGACCGGATTGCCCTGCTGGGCGTGAACGGGGCGGGCAAATCCACCCTGAGCCGGCTGCTGGCCGGGACCGAAGCGCCGAGCTGCGGGCAACGTGTGCTGGGCTATCAGGTGGTGCTCGATTTTTATGCCCAGCAACAGACGGACAAACTCACCACCGACCGCAGCGTGTACCAAGAGATCGCCAGCCGGGCGGCCTTCGATGTCGTGCCCCAGCTGCGGACTTTACTGGGGGCGTTTTTGTTTTCCGGTGAGGCGGTTGACAAACCGGTGACGGTGCTGAGCGGCGGCGAAAAGAGCCGGCTGGTCCTGGCCAAGATGCTGCTCCAGGCCTCAAACTTTCTGATCCTGGACGAGCCGACCAACCATCTGGATCTGCGGACCAAGGAGGTGCTGAAACAGGCCCTCCAACAGTTCAGCGGCACCTTTGTGCTGGTCTCGCACGACCGCGATTTTCTGGACGGTCTGGTGACCAAGGTGATAGAGCTGCAGGACGGCCGGCTGGTGAGCTACCCGGGCTCGTTTGAAGCCTTTGTGGCCCGCAAGGAACGCGAGGCGGGCGGGGAGGGGGAAAGTCAAAAGTCAAAAGGCCAAGGGCAAATGGCAAAGACGGGCGGCGCCGAGGAGGTACTCAGCGCCGTTCGCCAGGCCAAGCGCGGCAAGGCGCTCCAGGTTCGGCAGAAAGCCGCCCGCGCCCAGCGCTCCAGGCAGGAGCGGCGCATGGCGGAAACCGAACGGCGGATCGCCGAGCTGGAGGAACAGCAGCGGGCGGTCGAGGCGCTGATGGCAGACCGCAGTGTCTACACCGCTCCTCAGCGGGCCAGGGAAATCGCGACCGAGTACGACACGCTCAAACGGGAACTGGAAGAACACTACGCGAGCTGGAGTGAGCTGGCCGAGGAACTGGACGGCGAAACCGGCTGA